The following nucleotide sequence is from Coffea eugenioides isolate CCC68of chromosome 3, Ceug_1.0, whole genome shotgun sequence.
atttactattttacttaaagaaacttatatgaaacaagtattaggaagtttatttaaaataatgctaagatttttttattaatgattgaaacttaatattatagttagtaattgttggtaacgtaaatgtataatatatgattGTATGTATCATTCATCaatgttatgtgttttaagcattttaataaatgtatgTATCATTTACAAAGGTTATGTGttctaataaatttattttctaggtcacaagtataaaagttaAATTTGTACTAATGTGGCATAATCTTTGAAAACTATAGTAAATTTACCCACATATCAAGTTTCGTGAGattcaaatatattttgtatcatttacaatatggatttatatgcacattttttttatcaaacttacttttaattggcaaatagtatgtaaattattataaaatgtcattttataataatcataatttttatagGTGAATTGTATATAAACTGCTAAAATTGCCAATTTATAAATGATCAAATGTTACTACTTTATGGCATATATTAGTTTGGTCAACTAAAAAATTATCGTAATTAAGTGTACGTTGGTTGTTGATTTGAAATTTGCACCCCTGTCACTATTTTGTTATTTCTACCACAAgtttttctaatcaaagtaaaacaaagtCAAATATATTTTCCTTTCGTATGTAGTATTTATATTTAGTTAAAAATTAATAAACCATGATTACATTTCATAATTTCTAATgaaattagtaacattttctaaataaattggaataatttgtaaaatatgttatttttttaccaatataattaggggtggcaatcgggtccAAATCGGAGTGACGGGTCGGGTTGAGACCCAGGTATAAGAGAAAACTGGCTGACCCGAActtgacccgccaacccgaaatgGGTCAGGATATCTGACTCGAATCTGAAAATTCCAGGTTTTGGGTTGGCGGGACGACCCGAATGACccaaaacttaattttaatttattaatttaccaCTATAATTTCTAATTCACAcaagactaattacataatcaagtaataaaaatttaaataaataatcccaaaccaaatctaaaataaattaaaaacaccgtaaaagtgttttattccaaaccaaatataaaataaataaaagcagtataaaagtaaaaaataatataatacattatttgtccaaatataataatttcaacttcgaataagttaaataaattcatttaggattaagtgattaatgcctttgaaaaaaaaaagaataacttaatttAGTTaggtaaaataatttttaattcataaacagGTGATCGGGTCGTATCGGATCACCCACGGTTTGACCCGAATTCGACCCGTTTTCCTGAGTGCATATGACAAACACTAATTTGCTGCGAGACTTATGGGATATATCTGTGATAAAAGGAAAAGTGATCCATCCATTGTCATCTTTTTGGCGGGATTGGAAAGTTGAGCTGCTTGGTTCTTCTATGTCCATGGTGCAGGAATTAACTGTTAATATGATGCAGGTGCCTAGCTAAAAGTTTGTCCCATTATTCCTAATGGCAGATTGTCATTAAATAGAAAGGTGGATTCGTTGTTTATTCGTAGAGGACGTGGGAAGATAGTATTTGTTTGGACTTCTGCTAATGGCTTACTGAGGAAATCGCGGCACTTAAATTCACAAAGGCCGATGCTCTCTCATAAAAATGCCGTCAGTCTATATAGGAAAGCAACACATTTTTTTGGTCCAAACGAAACGATACATTCGTTTTGGAGTAAAAACTTCTAATGCTCGCAGAAATAAATAAGAGTACGTGCTCCTACGATAGAATGGATGTTACACCGCTATTAATGTGGTAAGGGCATCCTCCATAGTACTTTACAGCAAAATGTAGCATGTAGTAAGTAGCTGCTTATATAAAACTACTGAGGTTTTATCATGGTTAAGCATTAGAACAACTACTGCATAATAGTCCCTGACTAAGCTGAACAAAATGTGACAGGGTCACAACTACAAAAGTAGTAGCGCAATCAGAAAACACCTATAACAACTAAGACCAAAAGAGAGACTGTGTCCGATGCACCCCATGTTTGACTAGAACCATCCATATGGAATTTCATGATTAATGCTAATCTTCCCTGCTTCCTTTCACTTATTCCATCCCGTTGAGCTATCCAGTACTGAAAAAGAACATGACTTTCAGTTTTAGCATATCTGGAAGCGGAAATAACCAAATGATGACAAGAATAATAGTAAAACGTATACGTGCTTCAAGCCCCTAAGCTTTAGCAGCAGAACAAGCCATGTGAGACACATTTCTATAGTAAACCACCTGTACCAATTTTAATGCTCGAAAAAATCGAAGTAGATAATTCATTTATTTGAGAACATAAGAATAAAAATCATTCATTTGGAGTATTTTAGCTAGTAATGACAAGTTTACAATAAATGAGTTTGATTGAACTTGCTACCTATCCCATTGGCGTAAACCCCCAAATTTTTTACTTGAATACACAAAGTCGTattttttggacaaaaaaaaaagagaatacaCATAATCGTATTTATGAATACTTCAACCACTATGCTTGTCTTATTATGGAGCTTGGAGTCATCTTAATTCTCCATATCTTATGATTGAGAGTGGCGCAAGACTCCTTCCTAGCAAGTAAGCAGTGGTAATTAATATGTATGGATGAAACTTGGACCGATTCCCACAGACTTCCAAGCCAAGTAACCCAAATCATTAATATGACCTTCAaaccacatatatacatacacttTCTCTGTTTAATTGAAGGACAATGTTAGAGGGCCCCAGTGGAATCTTAGTCAATAAAACCACATTTATCCATTGGTATATTTACGCCATTGGGCTGCAGCCGGCTGACCATTAGCTTAAGTGCAATATTGTGATGGATAGTAGATTTCAATGATTATTATACTTTTGgcagattttttttcaaatgtcaATAATCTATGTCTTTACCTACTCTTGCTCCTAAATAACGAGGAAAAGGACAATTCTAACTGGATTATTAGGAATAGAAAGAGACTAAATTACCTTTGAATTAGACGGATGCCCCTTGACACCTGttggatttaaaaaaattacataaaGTGACAATTAATAGAAGGCAAGATTCAAAACTCTGACCTCCCATCTCACAAAATCTTGAAGTACTTTTTGTGGTTTAACAGGTAGCGTACATATACAGGTATCATCTATCCTTGCATCTTTATCATGATAAGAAATCTATCTGGTCATTTCTTTCCCTCCAGCTTGCGTTTTTCTCAACCCAGTCGGAAGCCATTGAAAGCATGGCAAGTGAACAATTGAGTGGTAGGTGGTCTCTTAATGGAATGACTGCCCTTGTTACTGGTGGCACCAGAGGCATTGGGTAAGCAAATTTCTTCAAATGTAGTTCCtggtatttatatttatatcaaAAAATTAGTAAATTCATTTCAACATTAGTTTTCTCATTCACTCCTCAAAAGGGTATGTTAACTGTTAACAACCAATTGGACAACTTTTAATGAGCAGAAAAACCTACTCAATCACGGTCATATCTCGTTTCGTATACATAAATCCTTACTTCCTTCACTGGTTCTAGTATATATGTGCGATTATGTCCCTAGTAGCTTTAATGCAACATTCAAAATGCGTGTCCCCATTTTAActatttgacccaaaatttcaGGCATTCCATAGTGGAAGAGTTAGCAGGATTTGGAGCCACAGTATACACATGTTCAAGAAACCAAAAGGAACTTAATGAAAGGCTGCAAGAATGGGGAGCACAGGGTTTCAAAGTCTATGGTTCAACTTGCGATAAGGCTTCAAGAACAGAAAGAGAGGAACTAATAAAGAATGTCTCTTCCACCTTCGACGGCAAGTTGAACTTACTGGTAAGTACAAATTCTGATCCATAAAAATGGTTGGTCCATctatttcttgacttgttaaaGAATCATAAACATCATTTCTGTTTAGAATTTTAGTATTTGCATCCAAAGTAATTCTTAGGGGAAATATTTCGGATATCTTGGTTTGAATTAATTTCCCAAATGCGGACTGCAGTGCAGATATTTTGTAGGATGTGCC
It contains:
- the LOC113765749 gene encoding tropinone reductase 2-like produces the protein MASEQLSGRWSLNGMTALVTGGTRGIGHSIVEELAGFGATVYTCSRNQKELNERLQEWGAQGFKVYGSTCDKASRTEREELIKNVSSTFDGKLNLLMAGNSCR